CCATTCGGGGTGAATCCGAGTTGTTCGGTAGGGCTGCTCCGGCCCGAACCCGTCAGCTAACCCGGTCGGCGTAGAGGAAGGGAGCTTGGTTGGTGAAGCGCACGCGTCACGGCGGAGAGCAGGCGGCGGGCAGGCAGGCCCGCCCTCAGGGGCGTCTCGGGCGATCACGCCGCCTCGGCGGTGTGGTGAGTTTCACAGTGGCCGCGCTCCTGATAGCCATTCCCGTCACCCCGGCGTCCGCGGACCCAGAGCCCTCGCTCCAGGACCTGGCCAAGCAGGTCGAGAAGATGCACACCGAGATCGAGACGCTGACCGAGGAGTACAACGGCCAGCGGGAGAAGCTCAAGACCGCCAAGAAGGCCGCCGACGCCGCACAGAAGACGCTGGCGACCAGTGAGGCCGACCTGGAGGCCAAGCGCGCCAAGGCCGCGCTGCTGGCGCAGAACGCCTACATGACCGGCGGCATGAACCGGATGCTGGCCTTCGCCACCTCCGGCGACCCCGACACCTTCCTCGACCGCGCCGCCACCATGGACGTGCTGGAGCAGCAGCAGGGCGCCGAGGTCAACCAGGTCACGGCGGCCAGGGAGGCCGCCGAGCGGGCCAGGGCCGGCGCCAAGTCACGCATCGACGAGGTGCAGAAGATCGTCGGCGAGCTCGACGGCAAGCGCGACAAGATCACCAAGCTGGTCACCAAGGTCGAGAGCAACCTGTTCAGGCGGGCGCTGGGCGAGGCCGGCCGGCCCGGTACGCGGGCGCAGCGCGTCAACCTGCCCATCGTCGGCAGCGGCAAGGCGGCACAGGCGGCGCGGTGGGCGCTGACGCAGCAGCTCAAGCCGTACGTCTGGGGCGCCGAGGGGCCCAGCTCCTACGACTGCTCCGGCCTCGTCATGGCGGCCTACCAGAAGGTCGGCATCTCACTGCCGCACTACACCGGCAGCCAGTGGACCGCGGGCAGGCACATCTCGCGCGAGGAGCTGCGCCCGGGCGACCTGGTGTTCTTCTACAACGACCTGCACCACGTGGGCATCTACCTCGGCGGCGGGATGATGGTGCACGCGCCGCAGACCGGAGACGTCGTGCGGATCGCCTCGATCGCCAACAGGCCGTTCGCCGGAGCGGTCCGCATCGCCGACTGACCGCCCACCGGAGCGGTCCGCATCGCCGGCTGACCGCCCACCGGCGCCCCTCCCCCTGGGCACCCGCCGCTAGATCAGCTGGCGGCGCGCCGCCCACGCCACGGCCTCGATCGCCGTGGCGACGCCTATGCGGTCACAGATGCCGCGTAATCTCCGGCGCACGGTGCGCCCGCTGATATCCAGCCGTCTGCCCACCCGGTCGACCGTGACCCCCTTGGCCAGCTCCGCCAGTAACGCAAGATCCGCATGGGTCAGCTCAACACCTTCTGTGAGCACATCCATCGGGAGCCCTCCCCCCCAACAGGTGAACTTGGGCCTCGGGACCGGGCCGAAGTCGCTCCTCGCAGACCGTAAACGCATCCTGGAAAGGTCGTCAAGCATGACAATCTCTGCTCTTGACGAGCGCTATTGACATGATCCGATATATGTGACCTACTCGCGATATGTCGGCACCGATCAGCTCGGGATAAACGATCTCATGGAGCCTTCCGGCCCTCCGGATCCAGCGGTTTTGAGCCCGGCTGACGTCCTGGGTTTTGATCCGTTCGATCGGGCATTTCTGCGTGATCCTTACTCCCGTTATCGCGAGCTGAGCACGCGCGGCGCCCTCTTCCGTACGCGCGCGGGCCTGCTCGTCGCCACCACCCACGAGCTCTGCTCGACCCTGCTGCGCGATCCGCGCTTCGGCCGCGGCCCGCGCGGCCAGGACAGCGGAGACCCAGGTCAGCCCACCGCCTCGTTCCTGTGGCTGGACCCGCCCGACCACACGAGGCTGCGCGCCCTGGTGAGCAGGGCGTTCACCCCGCGCATGGTCGAACGGCTGCGCCCGCGCGTGGAGTCGATCGCCGCCTCGCTGATCCGCGCGCTACCCGAGGAGGCCGACCTGGTGTCCGGGCTGGCCTACCCGCTGCCCGTCATGGTGATCAGCGAGATGCTCGGGGTGCCCGCCGAGGACCACGAACGCTTTCGCGGCTGGAGCGAGAAGCTGGCGCGCGGCCTTGACCCGATGCTTACAGCAGACCTCTTATCGGAAACCGGGCGGGCCAGAAAGGAGTTCGGCGACTACTTCCGTGAGCTGGCCGCGCTCAGGCGGGAGCGGCCCGGCGACGACCTGCTGAGCGCCCTGACCCGCGTCCAGGAGCTCACCGAGGCCGAGCTGCTGGCCACCTGCGTGCTGCTGCTCGTGGCCGGCCACGAGACGACCGTGAACCTCATCGCCAACGGCGTGCCGGCCCTGCTGCGGCACGGGCTGCTGCCGGAGGCGGCACGACGGCCCAAGCACGTGGTGGAGGAGGTGCTGCGCTACGACCCGCCGGTGCAGCTCACCTCCAGAGTGGCCCTGGAGGACGTGTCGCTGGGCGGGACGCCGGTGCCGAAGGGCACGATGGTGATGGCGGTGATAGGCGCGGCCAATCGCGACCCGACGGTCTTTCCCGATCCGGACCATTTCGACGTGACTCGCTCACCGGAGCGGCACCTCGCCTTCGGGCTCGGCATCCACTTCTGCCTCGGCGCCACGCTGGCGCGGATGGAGGGCGAGATCGCGCTGTCGGCCCTGGCCTCGGCGGCGCCGGGGATGAAGCTGATCGAGCCGGAGCCGCCGTACAAGGAGAACGTGGTGCTGCGCGGGCTGGCGTCGCTGCCCGTGCGGCTGCGCTGAACCCCGGCCGGTGTGCCGGCCGGGGTCGCGAACCCTTACTGGGTGGGCTTGACCAGCGGGAACAGGATGGTCTCGCGGATGTTCCTCCCGGTGAACGCCATGATCATCCGGTCGATGCCCGCGCCCATGCCACCGGTGGGCGGCATGGCGTACTCCAGCGCCTGCAGGAAGTCCTCGTCGAGCTGCATGGCCTCCGGGTCGCCCCCGGCGGCCAGCAGCGACTGCTCGACCAGGCGGCGGCGCTGGTCGATCGGGTCGTTCAGCTCGGAGAAGGCGGTGCCCAGCTCGGTGCCGAACCCGATCAGGTCCCACTTCTCGGTCAGCAGCGGGTCGTCGCGGTGCACGCGGGCCAGCGGCGAGGTCTCCAGCGGGTAGTCCATCACGAACGTGGGCTGGATCAGCGTGTGCTCCACCAGCTCCTCGAACAGCTCCTGGACGAGCTTGCCCGCGCCCCACTTCGGGTCCCAGTGGATCTCGCGCCGATCGGCGATCTTGCGCAGCTCCTCCAGGCTGGTGGCGGTGGTGATCTCCTCGCCCACGGCCTCCGAGACCAGGTGGTGCAGCGGGATGCGGGGCCACTGCGCGCCGCCGAGATCGACCTCCGTGCCCTCGTGCACGACCACCGTGCTGTCGAGCGAGGCCAGGGCGGCCCGCTGGATCATCCGCTGGGTCAGGTCGGCCATGTCGTGATAGTCGAGGTAGGTGCCGTACGCCTCGACCATGGTGAACTCGGGGTTGTGCGTGGAGTCCGCGCCCTCGTTGCGGAAGGTCCGGCTGATCTCGAAGACCTTCTCGATGCCGCCCACCACGAGCCGCTTGAGGTAGAGCTCGATCGCGATGCGAAGGTAGAGCTCCATGTCGTAGGCGTTGATGTGGGTCTTGAACGGCCGGGCCGCGGCGCCGCCGTGGATCGGCTGCAGCATCGGCGTCTCGACCTCGAGGTAGCCCTCCTCGTGCCAGAAGTCGCGCACCGCGCGCACGGCGGCGCTGCGCACGCGGGCCATCTTCCTTGCCTCGTCGTTGACGATGAGGTCGACGTAGCGCTGGCGGACCCGCGCCTCGGGGTCGGTGAGCCCGATGTGCTTCTCCGGCAGCGGGCGCAGGCACTTGGCGGTGATCTGCCAGCTGTCGGCGAGGATCGACAGCTCGCCGCGGCGGGAGGTGATGACCTCACCCACCACCCCGACGTGGTCGCCCAGGTCGACGTCGCGCTTCCAGCTCGCCAGCGACTCCTCGCCCACCTTGTCGAGCGAGATCATCACCTGCAGGTCGGCGCTGCCGTCGCGGATCGTGGCGAAGCACAGCTTGCCGCCCACGCGGTTGAGCATGACGCGCCCGACCACGGCGACCTGGTCGCCGGTGGCGGTGTCGGGCTCCAGGCCCTGGTATTTCTCCCTGACCTCGGCGTTGGTCGCCGTGCGTGGGAAATTCACCGGGTAAGGGTCGACGCCCTCGCTGCGAAGGCGGTCGAGCTTCTCCCTCCGGATGCGCATCTGCTCGGGAAGTTCGTCGCTCACAACAACAAAGGGTAGGGGATATGGCGAACTGCAAGGGCTCGTCGGCCCGCTGAAGGAACGCTGCAGGGCCGCTGAAGGAACGCTGCAAGAGCCCCGGTTTACAACTTTCTTACGAGCTCGGGGGGGAGCCGGTAGGGAACCGGTCCAAAGGGAGCTCGAGGAGAGAAAGATGTTCAAGAAGATCGCGACCGGTCTCGCCGCTGTCGCCGCGACCACCGCCGTTGCCCTGGCGATGCCGGCCTCGGCCCAGGCGAGCTCGTACGACTACGCCGACGACTGGGGCCCCGTCTACGCCAAGCACGGCCTGGCCAAGGCGCAGGGCTGGATCGGTGTCGACTGGGACCACCACGGCGAGTCGAACGAGGTCAAGGTCAGGGGCAGGCTGTTCGACCGCGACGCGCGTACCTATGAAGAGGGCGGCAAGTGCGCGTACGTCCAGTTCGAGGCCAGCGACTTCGACCACGAGTGGTCCCCCGTCTACGCCAAGAAGTACTGCGGCTACCCCGGCTACAAGAAGTTCGGCTTCGAGGAGCACGACGTCTTCAGCCTGCGCGTGAAGGTCTGCCAGGTCGGCCCGCACGGGGGTTACCCCAAGAAGTGCGGTCCCTGGGAGTACCTCTACACCGCCGAGAGCGAGTGACCTAGAAGAAGGAACGGCCCCCGCGTGTCGCGGGGGCCGTTCCTTCTGTCATGAGGCGTTGCGGTGGTAGACCAGCCGGAGCCCGATGAGGGTGAGCCACGGCTCGTGCACGTCGATCGAGCGGGACTCGCCCACCACCAGGGCGGCGTGCCCGCCGGTGGCCACCACGGTGACGTCGTCGGGGTCGTCGGCCAGCTCGGCCGCCATGCGCTCGACGATGCCGTCCACCTGGCCGGCGAAGCCGTAGATGATGCCCGCCTGGAGCGCCTCGACGGTGTTCTTGGCGATCACCGAGCGCGGCCTGACCAGCTCGACCTTGTGCAGCTGCGCGCCGGCGGCGGCGAGCGCGTCCACGGAGATCTCGATGCCGGGGGCGGTGACGGCGCCGACGTACTCGCCCTTGGCCGAGACCGCGTCGAAGGAGGTGGCGGTGCCGAAGTCGACGATGACGCAGGGACCGCCGTACTGGTCGATGGCGGCCAGCGCGTTCACGATGCGGTCGCTGCCGACCTCCTTGGGGTTGTCCATGCGCACGGGCACCCCGGTGCGGATGCCCGGCTCCACGATCACCGCGTTCACGTCGCCGTAGTAGCGGCGGCACATCTCGCGCATCTCGTTCAGCACACTGGGCACGGTGGAGCAGATGGCGATGCCGTCGACGTCGGCCCCCTTCAGCAGCGGCGACTGGGCCAGCAAGCCTTGCAGGACGACTGCGATCTCGTCGGCGGTGCGGCGGGCGTCGGTGGCCAGCCTCCAGTGCTCGATGACGTCCTCGCCCTCGAACAGCCCCAGCACCGTGTGCGTGTTGCCGACGTCGATCGTGAGCAGCATCAATTACCCCCGCAGATCCAGTGCGATGTCAAGGGCCGGCGCTGAGTGCGTTAGCGCTCCCACCGCAAGGTAGTCGACGCCAGTTTCCGCCACATCATGGGCCGATTCCAAGGTCAATCCCCCGCTCGCCTCAAGCGCAACCCTGTTTTTCGCCCGATTTTTCACGACATGTACGGCCCGAGCTGTGTCTTCGACCGTGAAGTTGTCCAGCAGGATCAGCTCGGCCCCCTCGTCCAGCACGGGGTCGAGCTGGTCGAGCCGGTCGATCTCCACCTCGATCGGCAGGTCCGGGTAGCGCTCCCTGACCGCCCTGAACGCCTCGGCCACGCCCCCGGCGGCCACCACGTGGTTGTCCTTGATCAGCGCGGCGTCCGACAGCGACATCCGGTGGTTGACGCCGCCGCCGCAGCGTACCGCGTACTTCTCCAGGGCCCGCAGCCCCGGCAGCGTCTTGCGGCTGTCGCGCACGCGGGCGGTGGTGCCGCTGATCGCCTCGACCCAGCGGGCGGTCAGCGTGGCCACCCCGGACAGGTGGGTGAGCAGGTTGAGGGCGGTGCGCTCGGCCGTCAGCAGGGCGCGCACCGGGCCCTCGACGGTCATCAGCACGTCGCCGGCCCTGACCTGCTCGCCGTCCTTGGCCACGCGCTCGGCGCGGGCCGCGCCCAGCCGGACGAACACCGCCTCCGCCACCGCCAGCCCGGCCACGACGCCGTCCTTGCGGGCCACCACGTCGGCGACCGAGCGCTGGCCGGCGGGGATGGTGGCCAGGCTCGTGACGTCGCCCGCCTCCTGCAGGTCCTCGGCGAGCGCCCGGCCGATCAGCGCGTCCACCTCGGCCGGGTCCAGCCCGGCGGCGGTCAGCTCGTGCGCCAGGCGCGACGGCATCGTGTCGCCGTGCGGCGTGTAGGTCATGCGCGTGCCCTCCTCGGTCAGGGTCACGTCGAGGTGACCCAGCCATTCGTTGTCGTCGCGGGTCTCGTGGTCCTCGCGCCAGTGTGAACCGCGCGTCTCCAGCCGGGCCGCCGCCGCGCCGGTGAGGACGGTGGCCACGGTGAGCAGGTTCGTGGCCTCCCAGGACTCGGTGCGGGGCGGCACCCGGACCGGGGTCCAGCGGGCGTCGCGCAGCGCCCTGGCGGTGGCCATCAGCGACTCGCGGCTGCGCAGCACGCTCGCCCCCGTGCTCATGTGAGCCTGGATCCGCGGCCTGACCCGGGGGTCCACCAGCCCGTCCACGGCCGTGTTCGGCACCGGCTCGCCCGGCGCGGGGCATACGGCGTGGATGTCCTCGGCGATGCGCTCGGCGAAGACCAGTCCTTCGAGCAGGGAGTTGGAGGCCAGCCGGTTGGCGCCGTGCACGCCGGTGCAGGCGACCTCGCCGCAGGCGTACAGGCCGTCGATGGAGGTGCGGCCGCGCAGGTCCGTACGGACGCCGCCGCTGGCGTAGTGGGCGGCGGGCGAGACCGGGATGGGCTGCGTGGCCGGGTCGATGCCGTGCTCGCGGCAGACCGCGTAGATCGTCGGGAAGCGCGACTCCCACTTGTCGCGGCCGAAGTGCCGGCCGTCCAGGTAGACGTGGTCGCGCCCGGTCTCGCGGATCACGCGCATGATGGCCTTGGCCACCACGTCGCGCGGCGCCAGGTCGGCCAGCTCGTGCACGCCCGCCATGAACCGGTTGCCCTCATGGTCGGTCAGGTAGGCGCCCTCGCCCCTGACCGCCTCCGAGATCAGCGGCTGCTGGCCGGTCGAGGACTCACCGAGCCACAGCACGGTCGGGTGGAACTGCACGAACTCGATGTCCCGCACCACGGCTCCGGCCCGCAGGGCGAGTGCCACTCCGTCACCGGTGGAGACGGCCGGGTTGGTGGTGGCCGCGTAGATCTGGCCCATGCCGCCGGTGGCCAGCACCACCGCCCTGGCCCGCACCGCGCCGACGCCGTCACGCGCGCCCTCGCCCATGACGTGCAGCGTCACTCCCCTGGCCCGGCCCCTGGCGTCCTTGAGCAGGTCGAGCACGAGCGCGTGCTCGATCACCTCGATCCGGCCGGCCCTGACCGCCTCGACGAGCGCCCGCTGCACCTCCGCGCCGGTGGCGTCGCCGCCCGCGTGCACGATCCTGTGCCGCCGGTGCCCGCCCTCCCTGGTGAGCTGGAGCTCCCCGTCGGAGGTGCGGTCGAAGCGGGCGCCCCGCTCCATGAGCCGCCGGACCGCGCCGGGGCCCTCGGTCACCAGCGTGCGCACCGCCCGCACGTCGCACAGCCCCACTCCGGCGACCAGCGTGTCGTTCAGATGCTCCTCGGGGGTGTCGCGGGGGTCGAGCACGGCCGCGATGCCGCCCTGGGCCCAGCGGGTGGAGCCCGCCTCCAGCACGTCCTTGGTGACGACCAGGACCTTGGCCGTGGGCTCCAGCTCGGCGTAGTGCAGGGCCACGGTCAGGCCCGCGACGCCGGAGCCCACGACGACCACGTCCGCCTCGACGGTCCAGCCGGGCTCCGGCGCGGTCAGACGCAGGGGGATCACCGGTGCGCTCATGGGGGTCTCCTCACTGAGGCGATCTCGTCAAGATGACGATAATCGCCCGGAGCGGCGATATTCGTCAATATGACGATAACGCCTGGAGTGACAGGAACATGCCCCGGGGGTGCTCAGGGGCTCCCGGTCTTCTTGATGAACGCCTCGTAATCGGCGAACGGCTCCAGCCCCATGGCCCGGCGGCGCTCGTCCAGCAGGTCGGGATCCTCGATCGGCATGGGCTCCAGGCCGTCGCCGCCGTTGTGGAACTGGGTGCCGTAGAGCTGGGGCCGGCCGGAGCGCACGCGGACGCGGTCCACGAGGTAGGCGAAGTCGTGCGGGGAGGCCTCGTCCGAGTCCACCGCGTCGGCCATCAGCTCGTGGAACAGGCGCTGCACGGCCCGCGAGGTCGCGTGCTGCGCCAGCAGCCAGGCCGCGCGCGCCGCCCGCTCCCCCACCTGGGAGATCAGCGGCCAGCCCCGGGTGGCGACGACGGAGTAGAGCCAGGCGGTGTTGCCCTCGTCGAGGCGCTGCAGGCGCGCGAGCCTCTTGTCGCCGGGGAAGCCCTTGGCCGGGTCACGCATGGCCTGGTCCATCTCCATGCGCCGGAGCAGTTCGTCCCGCAGCTCCTCATCCGTCATGCACCGACGGTAAACCGCCTCAGGCGGGATTCAAGGTGAGGGTGACGTTGTCGATCAGCCGGGTGCTGCCCACCCTGGCCGCCACCGCGAGCACGGCCAGGCCCTCGTAGCTGTCGCTCACCTCGGCGAACGTGGCCGGGTCGACCAGGGCCAGGTAGTCGACATCGAGCTCGGGGCCGGCCTCGTCGAGCACCGCGCGCGCGGTCCGCCGGATCTCGTCCGGGGTGAGCCGGGCCGCGCCCGCCCTCAGGGCCCGCGAGAGTGCCAGCGCCACCCGGCGGTCGCCGTCGGACAGGTAGCGGTTGCGGCTGGACAGGGCCAGGCCGTCGGGCTCGCGGACGGTCGGCGCGCCCAGGATCTCGATCGGCAGGTCGAGGTCGGCGACCATGCGGCGGATCAGGGCGAGCTGCTGGGCGTCCTTCTGGCCGAACACCGCCAGGTCGGGCTGCACCAGGTTGAACAGCTTGAGCACCACCGTGAGCACGCCGTCGAAGTGCCCCGGCCGGAAGGCGCCCTCGACGATCCGGCCCATCTCGCCGGCGGAGACGCTCACCTGGCGGTCGGCGGCGTACATGTCCTCGGGCGCGGGATGGAAGACGACCTCCACGCCTTCGGCCCGGCACACATCAAGATCGGCCTCAAATGTACGTGGATAACGCGAAAAATCCTCGTTAGGCCCGAATTGGAGGGGATTGACGAAAATGCTGACCACCACCTGATCGGCGCGCACCCGGGCCTGCCTGATCAGCGACCGGTGGCCCTCGTGGAGCGCCCCCATGGTCGGCACCAGCGCCACCGTGCCGG
The nucleotide sequence above comes from Nonomuraea gerenzanensis. Encoded proteins:
- a CDS encoding C40 family peptidase — translated: MSFTVAALLIAIPVTPASADPEPSLQDLAKQVEKMHTEIETLTEEYNGQREKLKTAKKAADAAQKTLATSEADLEAKRAKAALLAQNAYMTGGMNRMLAFATSGDPDTFLDRAATMDVLEQQQGAEVNQVTAAREAAERARAGAKSRIDEVQKIVGELDGKRDKITKLVTKVESNLFRRALGEAGRPGTRAQRVNLPIVGSGKAAQAARWALTQQLKPYVWGAEGPSSYDCSGLVMAAYQKVGISLPHYTGSQWTAGRHISREELRPGDLVFFYNDLHHVGIYLGGGMMVHAPQTGDVVRIASIANRPFAGAVRIAD
- a CDS encoding LuxR C-terminal-related transcriptional regulator, which translates into the protein MDVLTEGVELTHADLALLAELAKGVTVDRVGRRLDISGRTVRRRLRGICDRIGVATAIEAVAWAARRQLI
- a CDS encoding cytochrome P450, which gives rise to MSPADVLGFDPFDRAFLRDPYSRYRELSTRGALFRTRAGLLVATTHELCSTLLRDPRFGRGPRGQDSGDPGQPTASFLWLDPPDHTRLRALVSRAFTPRMVERLRPRVESIAASLIRALPEEADLVSGLAYPLPVMVISEMLGVPAEDHERFRGWSEKLARGLDPMLTADLLSETGRARKEFGDYFRELAALRRERPGDDLLSALTRVQELTEAELLATCVLLLVAGHETTVNLIANGVPALLRHGLLPEAARRPKHVVEEVLRYDPPVQLTSRVALEDVSLGGTPVPKGTMVMAVIGAANRDPTVFPDPDHFDVTRSPERHLAFGLGIHFCLGATLARMEGEIALSALASAAPGMKLIEPEPPYKENVVLRGLASLPVRLR
- the lysX gene encoding bifunctional lysylphosphatidylglycerol synthetase/lysine--tRNA ligase LysX, which translates into the protein MSDELPEQMRIRREKLDRLRSEGVDPYPVNFPRTATNAEVREKYQGLEPDTATGDQVAVVGRVMLNRVGGKLCFATIRDGSADLQVMISLDKVGEESLASWKRDVDLGDHVGVVGEVITSRRGELSILADSWQITAKCLRPLPEKHIGLTDPEARVRQRYVDLIVNDEARKMARVRSAAVRAVRDFWHEEGYLEVETPMLQPIHGGAAARPFKTHINAYDMELYLRIAIELYLKRLVVGGIEKVFEISRTFRNEGADSTHNPEFTMVEAYGTYLDYHDMADLTQRMIQRAALASLDSTVVVHEGTEVDLGGAQWPRIPLHHLVSEAVGEEITTATSLEELRKIADRREIHWDPKWGAGKLVQELFEELVEHTLIQPTFVMDYPLETSPLARVHRDDPLLTEKWDLIGFGTELGTAFSELNDPIDQRRRLVEQSLLAAGGDPEAMQLDEDFLQALEYAMPPTGGMGAGIDRMIMAFTGRNIRETILFPLVKPTQ
- a CDS encoding type III pantothenate kinase; amino-acid sequence: MLLTIDVGNTHTVLGLFEGEDVIEHWRLATDARRTADEIAVVLQGLLAQSPLLKGADVDGIAICSTVPSVLNEMREMCRRYYGDVNAVIVEPGIRTGVPVRMDNPKEVGSDRIVNALAAIDQYGGPCVIVDFGTATSFDAVSAKGEYVGAVTAPGIEISVDALAAAGAQLHKVELVRPRSVIAKNTVEALQAGIIYGFAGQVDGIVERMAAELADDPDDVTVVATGGHAALVVGESRSIDVHEPWLTLIGLRLVYHRNAS
- a CDS encoding L-aspartate oxidase, which gives rise to MSAPVIPLRLTAPEPGWTVEADVVVVGSGVAGLTVALHYAELEPTAKVLVVTKDVLEAGSTRWAQGGIAAVLDPRDTPEEHLNDTLVAGVGLCDVRAVRTLVTEGPGAVRRLMERGARFDRTSDGELQLTREGGHRRHRIVHAGGDATGAEVQRALVEAVRAGRIEVIEHALVLDLLKDARGRARGVTLHVMGEGARDGVGAVRARAVVLATGGMGQIYAATTNPAVSTGDGVALALRAGAVVRDIEFVQFHPTVLWLGESSTGQQPLISEAVRGEGAYLTDHEGNRFMAGVHELADLAPRDVVAKAIMRVIRETGRDHVYLDGRHFGRDKWESRFPTIYAVCREHGIDPATQPIPVSPAAHYASGGVRTDLRGRTSIDGLYACGEVACTGVHGANRLASNSLLEGLVFAERIAEDIHAVCPAPGEPVPNTAVDGLVDPRVRPRIQAHMSTGASVLRSRESLMATARALRDARWTPVRVPPRTESWEATNLLTVATVLTGAAAARLETRGSHWREDHETRDDNEWLGHLDVTLTEEGTRMTYTPHGDTMPSRLAHELTAAGLDPAEVDALIGRALAEDLQEAGDVTSLATIPAGQRSVADVVARKDGVVAGLAVAEAVFVRLGAARAERVAKDGEQVRAGDVLMTVEGPVRALLTAERTALNLLTHLSGVATLTARWVEAISGTTARVRDSRKTLPGLRALEKYAVRCGGGVNHRMSLSDAALIKDNHVVAAGGVAEAFRAVRERYPDLPIEVEIDRLDQLDPVLDEGAELILLDNFTVEDTARAVHVVKNRAKNRVALEASGGLTLESAHDVAETGVDYLAVGALTHSAPALDIALDLRG
- a CDS encoding DUF6624 domain-containing protein — protein: MTDEELRDELLRRMEMDQAMRDPAKGFPGDKRLARLQRLDEGNTAWLYSVVATRGWPLISQVGERAARAAWLLAQHATSRAVQRLFHELMADAVDSDEASPHDFAYLVDRVRVRSGRPQLYGTQFHNGGDGLEPMPIEDPDLLDERRRAMGLEPFADYEAFIKKTGSP
- the panC gene encoding pantoate--beta-alanine ligase produces the protein MELIVAKGREDLVKARRAGTVALVPTMGALHEGHRSLIRQARVRADQVVVSIFVNPLQFGPNEDFSRYPRTFEADLDVCRAEGVEVVFHPAPEDMYAADRQVSVSAGEMGRIVEGAFRPGHFDGVLTVVLKLFNLVQPDLAVFGQKDAQQLALIRRMVADLDLPIEILGAPTVREPDGLALSSRNRYLSDGDRRVALALSRALRAGAARLTPDEIRRTARAVLDEAGPELDVDYLALVDPATFAEVSDSYEGLAVLAVAARVGSTRLIDNVTLTLNPA